The sequence atatatatatatatatatatatatatatatatatatatatatatatatacaataaacatatatacatgtttattgtatatatatatatatatatatatatatatatatatatatatatatatatatatatatatatatatatatatatgtgtgtgtgtgtgtgtgtgtatacagaTTATATGCAATGTATTATGGTTCATAATACATATTTAAAGTTGCATTCAATAGCTTTAACCTTGCTGGTTTTGGTTTTCCTATTTGCTGTTTGAATCCAACAACATTGTTAACTAATTTGTTAACCTAGCAAACTGTGTGTACAATATTCAGTTGTACAAACTACATGTATTTGTAGTTACACtgcataaaacaatatttaaaaaaaatcagcctaCATTAagcttaaaacaacaaattatgcACTGGTAAAGCTTAGAAATGCATTCGTAAAAGCAGTggagttcagtttaaaaaaaaagaaagaagacagaaaaaagaagacGGATGACTAATATATGATTGCATTACTTTTGGTGTTAAAAATGGCAGGGATGTTTTTTCACCTTCTCTTGTCCCACCTTGCTCATTATTTTATCTATTAGGCATTGAAaacctttaattaaaatacaatatattcACCATACTAAACccacataattaaaacaaatatggcAGCTCTaatgcagtttttaattttgagcTCAAAGcaaacttgtttctgttatgaatttgtctttggatgaacccagaatgcACACACAAAATGGAGTTATTTTCTGATAGTTTATTGAAAGAGAGATGATTAGTGAATGAGGAAATCAGAAAGGCAGGACTAGAGTGGAGCTGGGGTGTAGATGAGAACCGGAGCTGGAGAATTGGAGAGAGTTCTTGAGATGCAGGGTTGCTGTAGTACAGGGGGAGCAGGAGATCCAGGCAATGAAGCAGGGAGCAAAACTTGAGGCACAGATGaaggcaggaaacccagcagctagcagagacTTGACTTGAGGCACAGAAAATGTAGGAAACCCAGCGGCTAACAGAAGCTTGACTTGAGGCACAGATGAAGGCAGGAAACCCAACACTTAACAGAGGCCTATTGAAGCTCAGAGGTGGCAGGAAAATCCACCAGCTGAAACAGGGGACAACCAGACTGACAGACGTgaagtgagtggagactgaGGACGAACCGGCAGGGAAGataagactgagggaggcttatgtagggaggctggcaggtggagtgagttctgactaattagtgcccaacaggtgtgacagattgctgagggagtggagggttAGCTTAGTGaaaggaggaactgaaaaaaaaaacaggaaaaaagccaGTTCTTCAACTTTTAATATGTCTATACACTACTTAGaagtatttgtttaattaaaatagacatttttggttttatctTATGAACTATTAACAAAATTATCataatttgcataaaaatgacaagtagtcaatattagaaaaaaaagatatgtagTGTGTTCAGACATCaagtaatgaaaggaaaatatatttagcctatattcaattttaatcaacaacGCTAATGTTTTGCAACAGGAAGATTTCTgaaattaacattaaaaacacagctgTCACGTGTCCTGTTATGTTCTCCACCCCACTTTCATATCTCTCTGGTAAAAGAGAAGTTGTGCTTCAATTAGactaaataaaggtttattatCTGATGGGTTCAGGTGATTACCTAATGTGCTTGTGGGACGGGATAGCTGTCACACATgtagagatgctgattttaagaAGGGATAGCTGTCACACATgtagagatgctgattttaagaCTTTGCACCGTTCTCTTAACTGATTTCCAGATCTGCTTAtatgaagttattttttcttttaaaactttctCTTTAAAACGCTATTAAATAAACACCCCTTAAAACTTAATTGAAGTTTTCATTAGATGTTGTGCAAAAAAGTATTCCCTTATGTCATTCTGCTCTTTAAAGAGTAACACTGGAAGTGGAACGATGGAGTCGGGATTTTTAGAGACAAGCCAAATTTATGGACAAGCTCTCTAGGGAGACAATAGAAAGTGAGCTGCAGATAAAAGCTGTTAtcaattactttattttactgGGTTTTACACAGGTGCATGCCGGCTTCTCTTTTGTAACCCCTTTGATTGAGACGGAGAACAGGCACAAGAGGAGAAGCGCAGTGTTGTGATTATAATATCTGCAGATGTTATCTTAGTTGTCCACACCGCCTCTACGGGATTGCCTAGTAGGCAACGGCCCAAGGCAGGAGTGCCTAAACTATTTCCAGAGGCCATTTGAAAAGAATTTCTCTTCAACCTCAATTGAAGAATGGCACAAATTTAGCTCAAAACCAAAACTCTAAACTAGAGGTAGATGGACACAGATTATGTACAACTCAGTTTTCTTGTTCAGCAGGTaaaactgaaacacaaaatactattttgtaaacattttgaaaataagagATACAATTTTGCAGCCCATGAGTAATTTCCACTTGACCGTTTTGCCCGGTGAGGCGAAAAAGTTTAAACACCACCAATCTAAGGGGAGGGTGGTAATGGGATGGGATGAACTCCGGGTGTAGTGGATGGGTCCAGAGGTGGGGGAAGGGTGTGAATTCCGAAAGTGGGGGATGGGGCTGGAAATGGGTGGGgtcggaaatgggggagggcgAGGGGGGGCAATAAATAATCCATCAATTCGATTAATTAAAATTTgacagcacccctcgcgaccccatgaggaaaaagcgagtaagaaaatggatggatggatggaaaactgTTAGTGTTGGACAGCACGGAGAGTGTAGTCAGTGACCTCTTTTGGTATCTGAATCATGGAGAAGACAGCTGTGTCATTCTTTTGAAGTTTCAGCTCTCTCGGCAGACGGACCTTCACCTTGAGGTTTGCCACATTTTCGTTTATCCTTGCCTACATTGATGGCAAAAACAGAAGGAGAAACACTGCATGAAATTATATGTGACAGTGTAATGCAACCATGTTTTCCAACAAggatatttcatttaaaaaaaaagttttggaatatttaagttttagtttctatttctTTTCCTGATGTTCAAAAGATCCACTTTGGTACAAAGGCTCCAGTGAGACAATGAATGTGTGGACCGAACCTAAAAGGGATTTCCTCTagtcatttatgttttaatagtACACCTTTCACTATTATTTAAAAAGCTGGAATACCTTTTTTGTGCTACTTTGTCACCACACTAACAAACATGtccttgttattattttttgactGGACAGCAGAATATTTACCTCAGTGTCATTGGCATTAATTTCCAGACCTTCAAAGTCATCAGTGGATTTATATAGAAGGACGACAATGCTGTCATTTGACATCAAAGTTGTCTCATTCACCTGTGTTTCTTCTAGGATTTTTTCTAGAGACCGGATCTTTCTTGTGGAAAAATAGGAGAAAATAGGGTCAGTTTTGTTTAACACAATGTTACAGAATATCTACATTTTCTGAtaagaattaaaatatttactgaAAAATGTCATCAGCATCAGAGCTTCCCTCCTTCAAAAGCGAGGCAAGATGGTCAATGTGGCTTTGGGCATATTCTATTCCTGTGGGGTTGACTGAATGTTTTTCCATAGGGTTATCTACATTACCTATGGATTAGCAGGAGAAACATTAAAGGAAAAAGATGGAGGAGTAAGAAGCAGTAGTAGAAAAGGGTTTAACTTTCATACAAACCAGTTCCAATTAAGTTTGGATGTTCTGTAAAACTTAAATGGAACTGCACTAAAAAGTGTAGCCAAATGAATGTAGGATTCACTACAAATCACTATGCAGACTTGATATTTAATGTTCAGATTGGTAAACTGtcttgttttcattcattctgaatttaaagcctgaaatattttcagaaaaacctGGGAAAGTTGAGGAATGCTCAAAAAATACCTGTTTGGATCATTCTGTCGTGAAAAAGTTCTTTGGAAACAGGTGGGTGTCAGGATTGTAAATAAAAAGAGCATCCTCGAAAGACTGAGTCGTTCACAACAACAATGGGGCAAGGTTCACTACTTTGTGAACAAGTGTGTGAGCAAGTAGTCCAACAgtataaaaacatttctccaCATACTGTTGAGCAAATGAAGTTAACCATCAAGCAAGAACGGGAAGGAATTCCATCTACAAGTTCCCAAACACTTATTGATTGTCATTAAAAGGAAAGGTGACATAACACAGTTGTAAACATGGTTCTGTCCCAGCTTTTATTGGAACGTGTTGAAGGCATCAATTCAAATTGAGTGAATATTTccaagaaaaaacaataaatattatcAAACTGAACATTAACTAATCTGTCTTTGTGGTGTTTTCAATTGCATACAGTTGAAAAGGATTTGAAAATCATAGTTATctgttattatttatgttttaaaccatttccAAAGTTAATAGCTAGTTGCACAACTGCaatgatatttaaaaacaactttaattaaaatgaaattctGTCGTGGGTAAGGCatgttgcatatttagttttgcCTACTGACACTGTGGGATTTTGTTTATAGCTTCCTGATTTGCCTGCTGCACACTGTGGAATTGTCTTGCTGGTTTCATGGTTTAATAAAATTTTTTCTCGATGTTGTGACAGTTACTCTATCAAACACCTTCTAATGTTAAATGTTTCCTGCTGCAGCACTTTGCTTTCGAGAACCAtgtttcacacatttttatattgtgTGTAATGCTGCCTAACTGGTACTAGCTGTTTCACTAGCATGGGTTATTATTCTCTTCCATTGTCTCTTTTTTATCTCTCCTTACCTCTCTCCTTTCATCTCTCTCCATCTGCCCCTGTTCCATatgtttgactttgtaaactgCACAGTCACGCATCACAGGACAAGGTTTGCCACCCACCTATCAGCATTTCAAACTAACTTTCTCCACCCAGAGATACACTTGCTAAGACGCTGACTACTAATTTATGGCTTCACATTCTCTTAATACTGTGATGACAAAAGCAAAGCTTTAGTCTGTTTGCAGAAACCTGACTGCAACTAAAATATTGTttgtataaatgagtcaactcctgTCTTAACTTTTAATATTCATTGAGAAACTGGGCATGGAGTAAGACATAGCAAACAATTTTCCATGAGACTTAACAATTAGTCCTTGGCCCATTAATGCTTAATTCTTTTAAGTatgcttttatttgttggtttatttatccttagtaaatggaatATAGCACAGGCTTTACAACTTACCCAATAAACCTGCTCCAAGTTGAGATGCCACAATCAATTAGCCATAAAATTGTGTGAGACTGTACGTGGTAATTACCTGTTGAAGAGGGTTGGGCAGGCAAGCAGCCATCCAGATTGTCAGACAGGTTGGTACGCAAGCAGGCACATGGGTTGGCAGACAGATGGGTACACAGCCAGTCACGCAGGCTGGTACGTAAGTCGATATGCAGGTAGTCACACAGGCTGTCAGACAGGTTGGTACGCAAGCAGTCACACAGGTTGGCAGACAGATTGGTACGCAAGCAGTCACACAGGCTGTAAGACAGGTTGGTAGGCAAGCAGGCACACAGGTTGGCAGACAGGTTGGTAGGCAGGCAGTCACACAGGCTGTAAGACAGGTTGGTACACAAGCAGTCACACAGGCTGTCAGACAGGTTGGTACGCAAGCAGGCACACAGGTTGGCAGACAGGTTGGTAGGCAGGCAGTCACACAGGCTGTAAGACAGGTTGGCACGCAAGCAGTCACACAGGCTGTCAGACAGGTTGGTACACAAGCAGGCACACAGGTTGGCAGACAGATTGGTACGCAAGCAGTCACACAGGCTGTAAGACAGGTTGGTACGCAAGCAGTCACACAGGCTGTAAGACAGGTTGGTACGCAAGCAGTCACACAGGCTGTAAGACAGGTTGGTACGCAAGCAGTCACACAGGCTGTAAGACAGGTTGGTAGGCAAGCAGGCACACAGGTTGGCAGACAGATTGGTACACAGGCAGTCACACAGGTTGGTAGGCAGGCAGTCACACAGCCTGTAAGGCAGGTTGGTACGCAAGCAGGCAAACAGGTTGGCAGACAGATTGGTATGCAGGCAGTCACACAGGCTGTTAGACAGGTTGGTAGGCAGGCAGTCACACAGGCTGTAAGGCAGGTTGGTATGCAAGCAGGCAAACAGGTTGGCAGACATGTTGGTAGGCAGGCATTCACACAGGCTGTCACACAGGTTGGTATGCAGGAAGTCACACAGGTTGGCAGACAGGCAGTCACACAGCCTGTAAGGCAGGTTGGTACGCAAGCAGGCACACAGGCTGTCAGACAGGCTGTAAGACAGGCTGGTACGCAAGCAGGCACACAGGTTGGCAGACAGATTGGTATGCAGGCAGTCACACAGGCTGTTAGACAGGTTGGTACACAAGCAGTCACACAGGCTGTCAGACAGGTTGGTACGCAAGCAGGCACACAGGTTGGCAGACAGGTTGGTAGGCAGGCAGTCACACAGGCTGTAAGACAGGTTGGCACGCAAGCAGTCACACAGGCTGTCAGACAGGTTGGTACACAAGCAGGCACACAGGTTGGCAGACAGATTGGTACGCAAGCAGTCACACAGGCTGTAAGACAGGTTGGTACGCAAGCAGTCACACAGGCTGTAAGACAGGTTGGTACGCAAGCAGTCACACAGGCTGTAAGACAGGTTGGTACGCAAGCAGTCACACAGGTTGGCAGACAGATTGGTACGCAAGCAGTCACACAGGCTGTAAGACAGGTTGGTAGGCAAGCAGGCACACAGGTTGGCAGACAGATTGGTACGCAAGCAGTCACACAGGCTGTAAGACAGGTTGGTAGGCAAGCAGGCACACAGGTTGGCAGACAGATTGGTACACAGGCAGTCACACAGGTTGGTAGGCAGGCAGTCACACAGCCTGTAAGGCAGGTTGGTACGCAAGCAGGCACACAGGCTGTCAGACAGGCTGGTATGCAAGCAGGCAAACAGGTTGGCAGACAGATTGGTATGCAGGCAGTCACACAGGCTGTTAGACAGGTTGGTAGGCAGGCAGTCACACAGGCTGTAAGGCAGGTTGGTATGCAAGCAGGCAAACAGGTTGGCAGACATGTTGGTAGGCAGGCATTCACACAGGCTGTCACACAGGTTGGTATGCAGGCAGTCACACAGGTTGGCAGACAGGCTGTCACACAGGCTGGTAGGCAGGT comes from Fundulus heteroclitus isolate FHET01 chromosome 4, MU-UCD_Fhet_4.1, whole genome shotgun sequence and encodes:
- the LOC105917651 gene encoding serine-rich adhesin for platelets; this encodes MPASLCHCLSYSLCDCLPTSLCDSLSANLCDCLHTNLPYSLCTNLSANLCDCLCECLPTNMSANLFACLRTNLPYSLCDCLSYSLCDCLPTSLCDSLSANLCDCLHTNLCDSLCECLPTNMSANLFACLHTNLSNSLCECLHTNLSANLCSCLRTNLPYRLCDCLSANLCDCLHTNLCDSLCECLPTNMSANLCSCLRTSLSYSLSDSLCACLRTNLPTSLCDSLSANLCDCLHTNLCDSLCECLPTNMSANLFACLHTNLPYSLCDCLPTNLSNSLCDCLHTNLSANLFACLHTSLSDSLCACLRTNLPYRLCDCLPTNLCDCLCTNLSANLCACLPTNLSYSLCDCLRTNLSANLCACLPTNLSYSLCDCLRTNLSANLCDCLRTNLSYSLCDCLRTNLSYSLCDCLRTNLSYSLCDCLRTNLSANLCACLCTNLSDSLCDCLRANLSYSLCDCLPTNLSANLCACLRTNLSDSLCDCLCTNLSNSLCDCLHTNLSANLCACLRTSLSYSLSDSLCACLRTNLPYRLCDCLSANLCDFLHTNLCDSLCECLPTNMSANLFACLHTNLPYSLCDCLPTNLSNSLCDCLHTNLSANLFACLRTNLPYRLCDCLPTNLCDCLCTNLSANLCACLPTNLSYSLCDCLRTNLSYSLCDCLRTNLSYSLCDCLRTNLSYSLCDCLRTNLSANLCACLCTNLSDSLCDCLRANLSYSLCDCLPTNLSANLCACLRTNLSDSLCDCLCTNLSYSLCDCLPTNLSANLCACLPTNLSYSLCDCLRTNLSANLCDCLRTNLSDSLCDYLHIDLRTSLRDWLCTHLSANPCACLRTNLSDNLDGCLPAQPSSTGNVDNPMEKHSVNPTGIEYAQSHIDHLASLLKEGSSDADDIFQKIRSLEKILEETQVNETTLMSNDSIVVLLYKSTDDFEGLEINANDTEARINENVANLKVKVRLPRELKLQKNDTAVFSMIQIPKEVASKEWDTLYDHRFVGLSVSGKNISNLRDRVNISIYSSTNPSKTQEPKCVFLNNTENNFSTDGCYTLWRYNQHYVTCSCDHLTYFAVLMVNAKLSAIDAEILFYITYIGCGISLLALVVTVVLFITNRQLRVDDSKKIHISLAVSLILLNVHFLPSQAVAEASSNELCLYVALLLHYSLLASFTWMALEGFHLYLVLVKVFNIYVRRYLLKLSVVGWGLPALVVAVMVIIDKDNYGRVPLDSSKPNGTAVCYITDDTAKLVTTVGLFSLVFLFNVIMFGLAIKWYMGADLHKEHGRSKHHKAKQEICTLLVLMVLLGLTWGLIFFSFGHLTTPGLYSFCILNSLQGCFIFIYFVLTWKKSKDAASKLSSSEVQSSDTGTQAKSHP